From Haloarcula hispanica ATCC 33960, the proteins below share one genomic window:
- a CDS encoding precorrin-8X methylmutase yields the protein MTTNTDDATDGDTNSEDDFEEYADLGATTSNAMDIAETSMDRVRELVPDETLADRIRQKSVHATGDPEFQYLMRFTGTDDDEPVRAGARAVLDEQPIVTDITMVKAGITGRGHDCPVQKAIGNGAELAAETGMTRTAASVLELDKQGVYDGAIAVVGNAPTAALALADCIEDGTRPAVVVATPVGFVKAAESRERLREVAAEHGVPTITNVGRRGGSGLAAGLTNELVHVASDVRDGELTLDE from the coding sequence ACGAACAGCGAGGACGACTTCGAGGAGTACGCCGACCTCGGCGCGACCACCTCGAACGCGATGGATATCGCGGAGACGTCGATGGACCGCGTGCGCGAACTCGTGCCGGACGAGACGTTGGCCGACCGCATCCGCCAGAAGTCCGTCCACGCGACCGGTGACCCCGAGTTCCAGTATCTGATGCGGTTCACCGGGACGGACGACGACGAACCGGTCCGTGCGGGGGCTCGCGCTGTCCTCGATGAACAACCCATCGTCACCGACATCACGATGGTCAAGGCCGGCATCACCGGCCGCGGGCACGACTGTCCGGTCCAGAAGGCCATCGGTAACGGCGCGGAACTGGCCGCCGAAACCGGGATGACCCGCACGGCCGCGTCAGTGCTCGAACTCGACAAGCAGGGCGTCTACGACGGGGCGATTGCCGTCGTCGGGAACGCGCCGACCGCCGCGCTCGCGCTGGCGGACTGCATTGAGGACGGCACGCGCCCGGCGGTCGTCGTCGCCACGCCCGTCGGCTTCGTCAAGGCCGCCGAGAGCCGAGAGCGGCTCCGCGAGGTCGCCGCCGAGCACGGCGTGCCGACCATCACGAACGTCGGCCGCCGCGGCGGGAGCGGACTGGCCGCCGGGCTGACGAACGAACTGGTGCACGTAGCCTCAGACGTACGAGACGGGGAACTCACGCTCGATGAGTAG